In the Desulfovibrio legallii genome, one interval contains:
- a CDS encoding cation:proton antiporter domain-containing protein produces MDVPLLYEIVTIFLLSIVVTIVCNKIKLPATVGFLLTGVLCGPSLLGVVRDRQAIDHVAEIGVALLLFTIGMELSGDALNRLKRPVFLGGSLQIGLTVLAVTGLALTQGLPYQQGVLWGCLVALSSSAIVLRIMQEKGSTNTPTGRLSLAILVFQDIMVAPMLLCVPLLAGTLDLSLKDAVLSVLWVVLVLGGVLLFARFGLNRLMEAVVRTRTREILLLTTLGLCLGMALLTNILGLSLSLGAFLAGLMLARSQYSMSVIAGILPYRDVFMSLFFISVGMMLNVDFFGAHFFSIIAYTAVFIILKTLLTLPAVLIQGYPLRTAVVTSLSLAQVGEFAFVLAASGLAAGLFDMNAYQNFLDVSVLTMMLTPGLMAIAPRLAARLPGGRNETPEAAEAEAEGCPLQDHLIIVGFGISGKHLAHVARESGIAYTILEMNPETVSRYRHKEPIAHGDASQPVVLEHLGVTKARVLVIVISDPAAVRAIVTEARRFNPNLHIIARTRFVAEVAPLRRLGADEVVAEEFETSIEIFSRVLTQYLVPRQDIDAFAARIRQENYRMIRRMSHSVDAVDAMVRRLPDMGVQAMRLGAASPLCGQSLAQSQMRKAYGVTVIAILREGVTLASPEADTVFEPGDIVYIFGSTNKLLAITPLFSGPLRQGKENATAPEPQGCEP; encoded by the coding sequence ATGGACGTCCCTTTGCTCTATGAGATCGTGACCATTTTTCTGCTTTCCATTGTGGTCACCATTGTCTGCAATAAAATCAAACTGCCGGCCACCGTGGGTTTTCTGCTCACGGGCGTGCTCTGCGGCCCTTCCCTGCTGGGCGTGGTGCGCGACCGCCAGGCCATTGACCATGTGGCGGAAATCGGCGTGGCCCTGCTGCTTTTTACCATCGGCATGGAGCTTTCGGGCGACGCCCTGAACCGCCTCAAGCGCCCGGTCTTTCTGGGCGGCAGCCTGCAGATCGGCCTTACGGTGCTGGCCGTCACGGGCCTCGCCCTGACCCAGGGCCTGCCCTACCAGCAGGGCGTTCTCTGGGGCTGCCTGGTGGCGCTTTCCTCCTCGGCCATTGTCCTGCGCATTATGCAGGAAAAAGGCTCCACCAATACCCCCACGGGCCGTCTTTCCCTGGCCATCCTGGTCTTTCAGGACATTATGGTGGCCCCCATGCTGCTCTGCGTGCCCCTGCTCGCCGGCACGCTGGACCTTTCCCTGAAGGATGCCGTCCTTTCCGTGCTCTGGGTGGTGCTGGTGCTGGGCGGGGTGCTGCTTTTCGCCCGCTTCGGGCTCAACCGCCTTATGGAAGCCGTGGTGCGCACCCGCACCCGCGAAATCCTTTTGCTCACCACCCTGGGCCTCTGCCTGGGCATGGCCCTGCTCACCAACATTCTGGGCCTTTCCCTCTCCCTGGGGGCCTTTCTGGCCGGGCTCATGCTGGCCCGATCCCAGTACAGCATGAGCGTCATCGCGGGCATATTGCCCTACCGCGACGTTTTCATGAGCCTTTTTTTCATCTCCGTGGGCATGATGCTCAATGTGGATTTTTTCGGAGCCCACTTTTTTTCCATCATCGCCTATACGGCCGTCTTCATCATCCTCAAAACGCTGCTCACCCTGCCCGCCGTGCTCATCCAGGGCTACCCTCTGCGCACGGCCGTGGTCACCTCGCTGAGCCTCGCGCAGGTGGGCGAATTCGCCTTTGTGCTGGCCGCCTCTGGCCTGGCCGCCGGGCTTTTTGACATGAACGCCTACCAGAACTTTCTGGACGTGAGCGTGCTGACCATGATGCTCACCCCAGGCCTCATGGCCATCGCGCCCCGCCTGGCCGCCCGGCTGCCCGGCGGACGGAACGAAACCCCGGAAGCCGCCGAAGCCGAGGCCGAAGGCTGCCCCTTGCAGGATCACCTCATCATCGTGGGCTTCGGCATCAGCGGCAAACACCTGGCCCATGTGGCCAGGGAATCGGGCATCGCCTACACCATCCTGGAAATGAACCCGGAAACCGTGAGCCGCTACCGCCACAAGGAGCCCATCGCCCACGGCGACGCCTCCCAGCCTGTGGTGCTGGAACACCTGGGCGTGACCAAGGCGCGGGTGCTGGTCATCGTCATTTCCGACCCGGCGGCCGTGCGGGCCATCGTTACCGAGGCCCGGCGCTTCAACCCCAACCTGCACATCATTGCCCGCACCCGCTTTGTGGCCGAGGTGGCCCCCCTGCGCCGCCTGGGCGCAGATGAAGTGGTGGCCGAAGAATTTGAAACTTCCATCGAAATCTTCTCCCGCGTGCTCACCCAATACCTGGTGCCCCGCCAGGACATCGACGCCTTCGCCGCCCGCATCCGGCAGGAAAACTACCGCATGATCCGGCGCATGAGCCACTCGGTGGACGCAGTGGACGCCATGGTCAGACGCCTGCCGGACATGGGCGTGCAGGCCATGCGCCTGGGCGCGGCATCGCCCCTCTGCGGCCAGAGCCTGGCCCAAAGCCAGATGCGCAAGGCTTACGGCGTTACGGTCATCGCCATCCTGCGCGAAGGCGTAACCCTGGCCTCGCCCGAAGCGGACACGGTTTTCGAGCCCGGCGATATTGTGTATATTTTCGGCAGCACCAACAAACTGCTGGCCATAACCCCGCTGTTTTCCGGCCCCCTGCGCCAGGGCAAAGAAAATGCAACCGCACCGGAGCCCCAAGGATGCGAACCATGA
- the mutL gene encoding DNA mismatch repair endonuclease MutL translates to MTGKFSHIRLLPPALRNQIAAGEVVERPASVVKELVENSLDAQARQIDVLLENGGQSRIRVQDDGAGIPADELELAVTRHATSKITQMEDLERIRSYGFRGEALPSIASVSRFAITSALRTPAGVQPAHCVEVEHGRLKSAAPAALHQGTVVDVRDLFSNIPARLKFLKTPGTEFKRAQDWLARLALTRPEVGFALFSGEREALRFLPGEDLPRRLARIWPRLVVEALRPFDATRHGVRAHGLAALPNVSQPRGDRILLYVNNRAVTDKRLLSAVRQAYKGRLTSRDYPQAVLFVDLDPAEVDVNVHPAKSEVRFRDESAVFSAVLHAVQGALLTSFDLAVGGWDAAAAAGTDAPASAPRNNSSDNSPDAPRPLGFWGRLDQPPLLERPRPEPEGVAPWEVRRPQPDAAAIPAPRPTETPAASPAADAAGALEAPAAPDAAAPRGGATETMPERVPHVQPIFTPTAAARATAAPEATAGPEAPQSLWADGAAPLAALAEAATAYGAAQDEAGPTPPGAAGAGREPVRVGPFVYLGQVAATYLTLRDQEGALVLVDQHAAHERVLYARLRQGGFAGTGQLLALPLELPLPPAEAERFYALRPRLEALGFSARSEAGGLRVTAVPPVLSRAEARQFLEEALAGRKDDLTALFASMSCKAAIKAGQALTDDEAAGLLRQWLQTPEREYCPHGRPCVLRWDAAALEKLFKRRQS, encoded by the coding sequence ATGACCGGAAAATTTTCGCATATTCGTTTGTTACCGCCCGCTCTGCGTAATCAGATTGCCGCCGGCGAGGTGGTGGAACGCCCCGCCAGCGTGGTGAAAGAACTGGTGGAAAACAGCCTCGACGCCCAGGCCCGTCAGATCGACGTCCTGCTGGAAAACGGCGGCCAAAGCCGCATCCGCGTGCAGGACGACGGCGCGGGCATCCCCGCCGACGAGCTGGAGCTGGCCGTCACCCGCCACGCCACCAGCAAAATCACCCAAATGGAAGACCTGGAGCGCATCCGCTCCTACGGCTTCCGGGGCGAGGCCCTGCCGAGCATCGCCTCTGTATCGCGCTTTGCCATCACTTCCGCCCTGCGCACGCCCGCAGGCGTGCAACCGGCCCACTGCGTGGAGGTGGAGCACGGCCGCCTCAAAAGCGCGGCCCCGGCGGCTCTGCACCAGGGCACGGTGGTGGATGTCCGTGATCTTTTCAGCAACATACCAGCGCGGCTGAAATTTTTAAAGACCCCCGGCACGGAGTTCAAACGCGCTCAGGATTGGCTGGCCCGCCTGGCTCTGACCCGGCCGGAAGTGGGCTTCGCCCTTTTCTCCGGCGAGCGCGAGGCCCTGCGCTTTCTGCCCGGAGAAGACCTGCCCCGCCGCCTGGCCCGCATCTGGCCCCGCCTGGTGGTGGAAGCCCTGCGCCCCTTCGATGCCACGCGCCACGGCGTCCGCGCCCACGGCCTGGCCGCCCTGCCCAACGTGAGCCAGCCCCGCGGCGACCGCATCCTGCTCTATGTCAACAACCGCGCCGTCACGGACAAACGCCTGCTCAGCGCCGTGCGCCAGGCCTACAAAGGCCGCCTCACCAGCCGCGACTACCCCCAGGCGGTGCTTTTTGTGGATCTGGACCCCGCCGAAGTGGACGTCAACGTGCACCCGGCCAAGAGCGAAGTGCGCTTCCGCGACGAATCCGCCGTGTTTTCCGCCGTGCTCCACGCCGTGCAGGGGGCGCTGCTCACCTCCTTCGACCTGGCGGTGGGCGGTTGGGACGCGGCGGCAGCCGCCGGAACGGACGCGCCCGCGAGCGCCCCGAGAAACAACAGTTCGGACAACAGCCCGGACGCCCCCCGGCCCCTGGGCTTCTGGGGGCGGCTGGACCAGCCCCCGCTGCTGGAGCGCCCCCGGCCGGAACCTGAGGGCGTTGCCCCCTGGGAAGTGCGCCGCCCCCAACCGGACGCCGCGGCGATCCCCGCACCAAGGCCGACGGAGACACCGGCGGCCTCCCCGGCGGCGGACGCAGCGGGCGCGCTGGAGGCCCCTGCAGCGCCAGACGCGGCGGCCCCGCGCGGCGGCGCGACCGAGACCATGCCGGAGCGAGTCCCGCACGTCCAGCCCATTTTTACGCCAACGGCCGCCGCCCGCGCAACGGCTGCCCCGGAAGCGACGGCCGGGCCGGAGGCCCCCCAAAGCCTTTGGGCGGACGGGGCCGCGCCCCTGGCCGCCCTGGCGGAAGCCGCCACCGCCTATGGGGCGGCCCAGGACGAAGCCGGGCCCACGCCCCCCGGCGCGGCAGGAGCCGGGCGGGAACCCGTGCGGGTGGGGCCCTTTGTCTATCTGGGGCAGGTGGCCGCCACCTATCTGACGCTGCGCGACCAGGAAGGCGCGCTGGTGCTGGTGGACCAGCACGCCGCCCACGAGCGCGTGCTCTACGCCAGGCTGCGTCAGGGCGGCTTTGCGGGCACCGGGCAATTGCTGGCCCTGCCCCTGGAGCTGCCCCTGCCCCCGGCGGAAGCGGAGCGCTTCTACGCCCTGCGCCCGCGCCTGGAGGCCCTGGGCTTCAGCGCGCGGAGCGAGGCCGGGGGCCTGCGGGTCACGGCCGTGCCGCCCGTGCTCAGCCGGGCCGAGGCCCGGCAGTTTCTGGAAGAAGCCCTGGCCGGCCGCAAGGACGACCTCACGGCCCTGTTCGCCTCCATGTCCTGCAAGGCCGCCATCAAGGCGGGACAAGCCCTGACGGACGACGAGGCCGCCGGGCTGCTGCGTCAGTGGCTGCAGACGCCGGAGCGGGAATACTGCCCCCACGGCCGCCCCTGCGTGCTGCGCTGGGATGCGGCCGCGCTGGAAAAACTGTTTAAGCGGCGGCAATCGTAG
- a CDS encoding L-lactate permease, whose protein sequence is MSIGILALLAVIPIFIALILMVGLRWPATRAMPVAWLACAVSGVIGWKLDILYLAALSLQGLVVAIGVLIIVFGAILILYTLEESGGMETIQCGMRDVSRDRRVQVIIIGFMFAAFIEGAAGFGTPAALAAPLLLALGFPAMAAAVVCLVFNSVPVTFGAVGTPVLVGFGFLKGSIAEAVAANPGLSFQSYDAFCKAVGEWATIMHAPMAIIITIFMLGFLTRFFGVEKSWALGFRAWKYCVFAAVCFLVPYLFCAWVLGPEFPSLLGGLLGLGVVVWGTKKGFCVPTESWDFAPASQWDKAWTGTVPASTKTDFHAHMSQFLAWLPYGIICALLVITRIPSLGLKGWLTQQKISFTNILGFNGVNASIDYLYLPGTFFILVALVTILLHKMSGQAVSRAWKESLRKMKAPTIALVFAVAMVSIFRGSAVNSVDAPSMPLALAQAVGAFAGGVWPMLAAFVGGLGAFITGSNTVSDLMFAEFQWNMAGTLELPRQIIVAAQAVGGAMGNMICVHNIVAACAVVGLSGREGEVLRRTFWPFLLYGVIAGAICWTLVAVNPNVF, encoded by the coding sequence ATGTCCATAGGAATACTGGCCCTGCTGGCGGTAATCCCCATCTTTATCGCCCTGATTCTCATGGTAGGGCTGCGCTGGCCCGCCACCCGGGCCATGCCCGTAGCCTGGCTGGCCTGCGCCGTAAGCGGCGTCATCGGCTGGAAACTGGATATCCTTTACCTTGCGGCCCTGTCTTTGCAGGGCCTTGTTGTCGCCATCGGCGTGCTGATCATCGTCTTCGGCGCCATCCTCATCCTTTACACCCTTGAGGAAAGCGGCGGCATGGAAACCATCCAGTGCGGCATGCGGGACGTGAGCCGCGACCGGCGCGTGCAGGTCATCATCATCGGCTTTATGTTCGCCGCCTTCATTGAAGGCGCGGCCGGCTTCGGCACCCCCGCCGCCCTGGCCGCCCCCCTGCTTCTGGCCCTGGGCTTCCCGGCCATGGCCGCCGCCGTGGTCTGCCTGGTCTTCAACTCCGTGCCCGTCACCTTCGGCGCGGTGGGCACCCCCGTGCTGGTGGGCTTTGGCTTCCTCAAAGGCAGCATCGCCGAAGCCGTGGCCGCCAACCCCGGTCTCTCCTTCCAGAGCTACGACGCCTTCTGCAAAGCCGTGGGCGAATGGGCCACCATCATGCACGCCCCCATGGCCATCATCATCACCATCTTCATGCTGGGCTTCCTCACCCGCTTCTTCGGGGTGGAAAAATCCTGGGCCCTCGGCTTCCGCGCCTGGAAATACTGCGTGTTCGCCGCCGTCTGCTTTCTTGTGCCCTACCTTTTCTGCGCCTGGGTGCTGGGGCCCGAATTTCCCTCCCTGCTGGGCGGCCTGCTGGGCCTCGGCGTAGTGGTCTGGGGCACCAAGAAAGGGTTCTGCGTGCCCACGGAATCCTGGGACTTCGCCCCCGCCAGCCAGTGGGACAAAGCCTGGACCGGCACCGTGCCCGCCAGCACCAAGACCGACTTCCATGCCCATATGAGCCAGTTTCTCGCCTGGCTGCCCTATGGAATCATCTGTGCGCTTCTGGTCATCACGCGCATCCCCTCTTTGGGGCTCAAGGGCTGGCTGACCCAGCAAAAAATCAGCTTTACCAACATTCTGGGCTTCAACGGCGTTAACGCCAGCATTGATTATCTGTATCTGCCCGGCACGTTCTTCATTCTGGTTGCGCTGGTTACCATTCTGCTCCACAAAATGTCCGGCCAGGCCGTTTCCCGCGCCTGGAAAGAAAGCCTCAGAAAGATGAAGGCCCCCACCATCGCCCTGGTTTTTGCCGTGGCCATGGTTTCCATTTTCCGCGGCTCTGCGGTCAACTCCGTGGACGCGCCCTCCATGCCCCTGGCTCTGGCCCAGGCCGTGGGCGCTTTTGCCGGCGGCGTCTGGCCCATGCTGGCGGCCTTTGTGGGCGGCCTTGGGGCCTTCATCACCGGCTCCAACACGGTCTCCGACCTCATGTTCGCCGAATTTCAGTGGAACATGGCCGGCACCCTGGAGCTGCCCCGCCAGATCATCGTAGCCGCCCAGGCCGTGGGCGGGGCCATGGGCAACATGATCTGCGTGCACAACATCGTGGCCGCCTGCGCGGTGGTGGGCCTTTCCGGCCGGGAGGGCGAAGTGCTGCGCCGCACTTTCTGGCCCTTCCTGCTCTACGGCGTCATCGCGGGGGCCATCTGCTGGACGCTTGTGGCGGTCAACCCCAACGTGTTCTAA
- a CDS encoding J domain-containing protein, translating to MRRRSPRQPSLKECYAILRLEPGADLAALKRAYRRRAFELHPDLHPGQADAGRKFQLLNEAYVALSAVLQPGSEEAAQPRQEQKAHEDDAAEGGPAQAAGPAADPNADKGARAARAEGRDETERPAGQAEDRAEDGTADAATDAQAADRQSAAGRAAYAEHDVLRDLLNDPFARRVFEDIYSELNRQQATPPPQAGAEAGPQSARARARETAPKTARLHRANLLWGAPKGEADPGGVTGLVKGWLRRQIDEEQSLTLPAAHLAPGKRVRLQIRQAFSGELRTVEITLPPDFAVGKPVRLRGLGKRVGPWQGDLYLTLHNA from the coding sequence ATGCGACGCCGTAGCCCACGCCAGCCAAGCCTCAAGGAATGTTACGCCATCCTGCGCCTGGAGCCGGGAGCGGACCTGGCCGCCCTTAAGCGGGCCTACCGGCGGCGGGCTTTTGAGCTGCACCCGGACCTGCACCCCGGCCAGGCCGATGCGGGCCGCAAATTTCAGCTGCTTAACGAAGCCTATGTGGCCCTTTCCGCCGTGCTCCAGCCCGGATCGGAGGAAGCGGCGCAGCCCCGGCAGGAGCAGAAGGCCCACGAGGACGACGCCGCGGAAGGCGGTCCCGCGCAAGCGGCCGGACCCGCCGCGGACCCGAACGCCGACAAGGGCGCGCGCGCTGCGCGGGCGGAAGGGCGGGACGAAACCGAGCGCCCCGCCGGACAGGCGGAAGACAGGGCAGAGGACGGAACGGCGGACGCGGCAACGGACGCGCAGGCCGCAGACCGCCAGAGCGCGGCGGGGCGCGCCGCCTACGCGGAGCACGACGTGCTGCGCGACCTGCTCAACGATCCCTTTGCCCGCCGGGTGTTTGAGGATATTTACAGCGAGCTGAACCGGCAGCAGGCCACGCCGCCGCCCCAGGCCGGGGCCGAGGCCGGCCCCCAGTCCGCCCGGGCGCGGGCCCGCGAAACCGCCCCAAAGACCGCCAGACTGCACCGGGCCAATCTGCTCTGGGGCGCGCCCAAGGGCGAAGCCGACCCCGGCGGCGTAACGGGCCTGGTCAAGGGCTGGCTGCGCCGCCAGATTGACGAGGAGCAAAGCCTGACCCTGCCCGCCGCCCACCTGGCCCCAGGCAAGCGCGTGCGCCTGCAGATCCGCCAGGCCTTTTCCGGAGAGCTGAGAACCGTGGAGATCACCCTGCCGCCGGACTTTGCCGTGGGCAAGCCCGTGCGTTTGCGCGGCCTGGGCAAGCGCGTGGGGCCCTGGCAGGGCGATCTCTACCTGACCCTGCACAACGCTTAA
- a CDS encoding YkgJ family cysteine cluster protein — translation MSAAVFHCRMCGHCCQGKGGIVVSPADLTRLAGHLALPEAEVLARYCERLGGKWQLRAGADGFCIFFRPGAGCGVHAGKPAVCRAWPFFRGNIEDAASLAMAKEYCPGIAPEATHTAFAQAGRAYLRTHGLLARDPRCEANALILK, via the coding sequence ATGAGCGCCGCCGTGTTCCACTGCCGCATGTGCGGCCACTGCTGCCAGGGCAAGGGCGGCATTGTGGTCAGCCCCGCAGACCTCACCCGCCTGGCCGGGCACCTGGCCCTGCCCGAAGCGGAGGTTCTGGCCCGCTACTGCGAACGCTTGGGCGGCAAATGGCAGCTGCGCGCGGGGGCGGACGGCTTCTGCATTTTTTTCCGTCCCGGCGCGGGCTGCGGGGTGCATGCGGGCAAGCCCGCCGTGTGCCGGGCCTGGCCGTTTTTTCGCGGCAATATTGAGGATGCGGCCAGCCTCGCCATGGCCAAGGAATACTGCCCCGGCATCGCGCCGGAGGCCACCCACACGGCCTTCGCCCAAGCCGGACGCGCCTACCTGCGCACCCACGGCCTGCTGGCCCGCGACCCGCGCTGCGAAGCCAACGCCCTGATCCTCAAATAA
- a CDS encoding sigma-54 interaction domain-containing protein, with product MRTSQSSPRRAAAAQESLRDHREEQLRLLLELSETMNAATDVSLALNKALQLMAQHLHMMRGAITLISPNTGEIRIEAAYGLKPAEARRGRYVRGEGITGRVIETGRPMYISNVSEEPLFLNRTRSRDLGKEDISFICVPIRLNDQVVGALSVDHLLVDEATLEDEMRLLTIVSTLLGHAALETQGRMDEENVPALRPRGFVGNSEGMQKVYAQIAQVAPSTTTVFLQGESGTGKELAARAIHAASTRANKPFISLNCAALPENLIESELFGHERGAFTGANATRKGRFELANGGTLFLDEVGELSLMTQAKLLRVLQERAFERLGGMETHYVDVRFITATNRDLERMVAEETFRRDLFYRLNVFPINLPPLRQRPEDILPLANHFIKKYGQANGRDNVRLSLAVMDMLQRYAWPGNIRELENVMERAVLLLGREGLILPQHLPPALHGEHGAPGGKLPGAARPVFSGSLQEQLNELERASIVEALECSQGQMGRAAASLGLTERIMALRMKKYGIAYKDFRPRKNGGARTDAG from the coding sequence ATGCGAACCAGCCAATCTTCCCCCCGCCGGGCTGCCGCCGCCCAAGAGTCCTTGCGCGACCACCGCGAAGAGCAGCTCAGGCTGCTGCTGGAACTTTCCGAAACGATGAACGCGGCCACGGACGTTTCCCTGGCCCTGAACAAGGCCCTCCAGCTCATGGCCCAGCACCTGCACATGATGCGCGGGGCCATTACCCTTATCTCCCCCAACACGGGCGAAATCCGCATTGAGGCCGCCTACGGCCTCAAACCCGCCGAGGCCCGGCGCGGGCGCTATGTGCGCGGCGAGGGCATTACGGGCCGGGTCATTGAAACCGGGCGGCCCATGTACATTTCCAACGTCTCGGAAGAACCGCTGTTTCTCAACCGCACCCGCTCGCGCGATCTGGGCAAGGAGGACATTTCCTTCATCTGCGTGCCCATCCGGCTCAACGATCAGGTGGTGGGGGCCCTTTCCGTGGACCACCTGCTGGTGGACGAAGCCACCCTGGAAGACGAAATGCGCCTGCTGACCATTGTTTCCACCCTGCTGGGGCACGCGGCCCTGGAAACCCAGGGGCGCATGGACGAGGAGAATGTTCCGGCCCTGCGCCCGCGCGGCTTTGTGGGCAATTCCGAAGGCATGCAAAAAGTCTACGCCCAGATAGCCCAGGTGGCGCCCTCCACCACCACAGTCTTTCTGCAAGGCGAATCGGGCACGGGCAAGGAGCTGGCCGCCAGGGCCATCCACGCGGCCAGCACGCGGGCCAACAAGCCCTTTATTTCGCTCAACTGCGCCGCCCTGCCGGAAAACCTCATTGAAAGCGAGCTCTTCGGCCACGAGCGCGGGGCCTTCACCGGGGCCAACGCCACGCGCAAGGGCCGCTTTGAGCTGGCCAACGGCGGCACGCTGTTTCTGGACGAAGTGGGCGAGCTTTCGCTCATGACCCAGGCCAAGCTCTTGCGCGTGCTGCAGGAACGGGCCTTTGAACGCCTGGGCGGCATGGAAACCCACTATGTGGACGTGCGCTTCATCACGGCCACCAACCGCGACCTGGAACGCATGGTGGCGGAGGAGACCTTCCGCCGCGACCTGTTTTACCGGCTCAACGTCTTTCCCATCAACCTGCCGCCCCTGCGCCAACGGCCTGAGGACATCCTGCCCCTGGCCAACCACTTCATCAAAAAATACGGCCAGGCCAACGGGCGGGACAACGTGCGCCTTTCCCTGGCGGTTATGGACATGCTGCAGCGCTACGCCTGGCCCGGCAACATCCGGGAGCTGGAAAACGTTATGGAGCGCGCCGTGCTGCTTCTGGGGCGGGAGGGGCTTATCCTGCCGCAGCATCTGCCCCCGGCCCTGCACGGCGAGCACGGCGCGCCGGGCGGCAAACTGCCGGGCGCGGCCAGGCCCGTCTTTTCCGGCAGCCTGCAGGAGCAGCTCAACGAGCTGGAGCGGGCCTCCATAGTGGAGGCGCTGGAATGCAGCCAGGGGCAGATGGGCCGGGCCGCGGCCAGCCTGGGCCTGACGGAACGGATCATGGCCCTGCGGATGAAAAAATACGGAATCGCCTACAAGGATTTCCGGCCCCGCAAAAACGGCGGCGCGCGGACAGACGCAGGCTAG